The following proteins come from a genomic window of Streptomyces sp. GS7:
- a CDS encoding mycolysin → MAGAGVCLAAAVVPSAFAGNSPQAHAPTPAGTCTIRPAEKNSEAPLSCLGVTASLDHLPAVGEQATLTVNVKAQTDVKRAGLSLQLPPALRISDGEGSGLTAPATDTFGQRTSRILALTPGTRTVSLKVKAVAAGPAQIQADISDVDHPDPRRAGHDSVELTVSKTNGSSDKGISVTKAHPAPVHHPTPGARKERPVTPEAPAPDRASAASAPAAPRTGGRAGDSSQVCISGTFRNRFQSAEGGSWNSKANRDEPVHNANVTLWGQPTANSGTQKLATGMTGNKDGSFNLCYTPTTSVTSKVWVEFRTQAGQSWSVVDGNGRLYTTATYSQDNVSGSTRLGNVYANEGQSRAWHALDTLNKLWWNRGSTTNCWASSQQDGHCTPITVQWYPGSTDGTYWSTNEDKIHLADNDPDSEHTVVHESGHALMGKLYKGWWPNVTNCSPHYVSRTSSTSCGWTEGFANAVAFHTFNDTTYYWGNGSSQNLANDRSTTGIDPGDACEARVATALVDLWSQVDGGWSKSNTMMTKTQQSSFREYFVTDRPDYGLDTGAKARNILYNHTIQY, encoded by the coding sequence ATGGCAGGCGCAGGCGTCTGCCTGGCAGCCGCCGTAGTGCCGTCCGCGTTCGCGGGCAACTCCCCTCAGGCCCACGCCCCCACACCGGCCGGCACCTGCACGATCCGCCCTGCGGAGAAGAACTCCGAGGCACCGCTGAGCTGTCTCGGCGTCACCGCTTCCCTCGACCACCTCCCTGCCGTCGGCGAGCAGGCCACCCTCACGGTGAACGTCAAGGCCCAGACCGACGTCAAGCGCGCCGGCCTGTCCCTCCAACTGCCGCCCGCACTCCGGATATCCGACGGCGAAGGCTCCGGCCTCACCGCGCCCGCCACGGACACCTTCGGCCAGCGCACCAGCCGCATCCTTGCCCTCACCCCCGGCACCCGGACCGTCAGTCTCAAGGTCAAGGCGGTCGCCGCCGGACCCGCCCAGATCCAGGCGGACATCAGCGACGTCGACCACCCCGACCCGCGCCGCGCCGGACACGACTCGGTCGAACTCACCGTCAGCAAGACCAACGGCTCCTCCGACAAGGGCATATCGGTCACCAAGGCCCACCCGGCCCCGGTCCATCACCCCACGCCCGGCGCTCGCAAGGAACGGCCGGTCACCCCCGAGGCACCCGCCCCGGACCGCGCCTCAGCCGCCTCCGCCCCGGCCGCCCCGCGCACAGGCGGCCGGGCCGGGGACTCCTCGCAGGTCTGTATCAGCGGCACCTTCCGCAACCGCTTCCAGTCCGCCGAGGGCGGTAGTTGGAACAGCAAGGCAAACCGGGACGAGCCGGTCCACAACGCCAACGTCACCCTGTGGGGCCAGCCCACCGCCAACAGCGGTACGCAGAAGCTCGCCACGGGAATGACCGGCAACAAAGACGGCAGCTTCAACCTCTGCTACACCCCCACCACCTCCGTCACCTCCAAGGTCTGGGTGGAGTTCCGGACCCAGGCAGGCCAGTCGTGGTCCGTGGTCGACGGCAACGGCCGCCTCTACACCACTGCCACCTACTCGCAGGACAACGTCTCGGGCAGCACCCGCCTGGGCAACGTGTACGCCAACGAAGGGCAGAGCCGCGCCTGGCACGCCCTCGACACCCTCAACAAGCTGTGGTGGAACCGCGGTTCCACCACCAACTGCTGGGCCAGCAGTCAGCAGGACGGCCACTGCACCCCGATCACCGTCCAGTGGTACCCCGGCTCCACCGACGGCACCTACTGGTCGACCAACGAGGACAAGATCCACCTCGCGGACAACGACCCCGACTCCGAGCACACCGTCGTCCACGAATCGGGCCACGCCCTCATGGGCAAGCTCTACAAGGGCTGGTGGCCGAACGTGACCAACTGCTCGCCCCACTACGTCAGCCGCACCTCCTCCACCAGTTGCGGCTGGACCGAGGGCTTCGCCAACGCGGTGGCGTTCCACACGTTCAACGACACCACCTACTACTGGGGCAACGGCAGCTCCCAGAATCTCGCCAACGACCGCTCCACGACCGGCATCGACCCTGGCGACGCCTGCGAGGCCCGCGTCGCCACCGCGCTGGTCGACCTGTGGTCCCAGGTCGACGGCGGCTGGTCCAAGAGCAACACCATGATGACCAAGACCCAGCAGTCCAGTTTCCGCGAGTACTTCGTCACCGACCGGCCCGACTACGGCCTGGACACCGGCGCCAAGGCCCGAAACATCCTCTACAACCACACCATCCAGTACTGA
- a CDS encoding LysR family transcriptional regulator — translation MDVELRHLRAFVAVARQQSFTRAAEKLTITQPALTRTVQQLETALRVRLFNRSSRHVELTNVGNSFLAQVERVLNELDRAMNALSEQVSIRLGFSWLMPDPWAQRTISEFERTSGSTVNLMRTDDPIQALQRHVIDVALVRGGVRSSAPVKTVHLFDEPRAAVACAAKSEVSRLDEVHWGDVPRWPLVENVVSGATGHWSWAPGKGPRDVIETTNYDEWVESVAANRGIGVAPTVGVRRINHPGVTFVPLVNAPPVPVELAYLPHMQELLLRRFIDVAIAAVHR, via the coding sequence ATGGATGTCGAGCTGCGTCATCTGCGCGCGTTCGTCGCGGTGGCGCGACAGCAGTCATTCACCCGTGCCGCCGAGAAACTGACCATCACCCAGCCGGCATTGACCCGCACCGTTCAGCAGTTGGAGACCGCGTTGCGGGTGCGGTTGTTCAACCGAAGCTCCCGGCACGTGGAACTCACCAACGTGGGCAACTCCTTCCTCGCACAGGTGGAACGGGTGCTCAACGAGCTGGACCGGGCGATGAACGCGTTGAGTGAACAGGTCAGCATCCGGCTGGGATTCAGCTGGTTGATGCCTGACCCGTGGGCTCAGCGCACCATCAGCGAGTTCGAGCGAACCTCGGGGAGCACGGTGAACCTCATGCGCACCGACGATCCGATTCAGGCACTGCAACGTCATGTGATCGATGTCGCGCTGGTGCGCGGTGGCGTGCGTTCGTCCGCGCCGGTCAAGACGGTGCACCTGTTCGACGAACCGCGGGCGGCGGTCGCCTGCGCCGCCAAGTCCGAGGTGAGCCGACTCGACGAGGTCCACTGGGGAGACGTTCCCCGGTGGCCGCTGGTGGAGAACGTGGTCAGCGGCGCGACCGGCCACTGGTCCTGGGCTCCCGGCAAGGGGCCGCGAGACGTGATCGAGACGACCAACTACGACGAGTGGGTCGAGTCGGTGGCCGCCAACCGAGGCATCGGGGTGGCCCCGACAGTGGGGGTGCGCCGGATCAACCACCCCGGGGTGACCTTCGTTCCGCTGGTCAACGCGCCTCCGGTCCCGGTCGAACTCGCCTACCTGCCGCACATGCAGGAGCTCCTGCTGCGCCGTTTCATCGATGTGGCGATCGCCGCAGTACACCGCTGA
- a CDS encoding MFS transporter: MYAGAALGPLGGGVVAPMLPQIADSLNASTSATTLTVTAYFVPFALVQLVSGTVGERWGRRRTVLLAYLVYLIASLLGAIAPNIALLLVVRAVMGTANAFVSPLLLSGLADMVPAHRLSRSVGLLASCQAAGQSLSPLLGGVAAAANWRWAFVGVAAAAGLLALAPPPGGARPGAQAPRLRPLVNARMGLLSVAAFVSYFGAAGLPFMVSLHAEEHLGIRPDLTGVALLGFGLTGLLLGASWGSLGDRFGARRCGGIAAALGAVLVALTGSTHSLPALVLCWTGAGIAYSMLNVCLQNLTVREVPDNRGGALSAVSAFRFGGAAMAPIALLPLYHADPPLSFVIGGGSLLLASAGLATLRSPQTGNSAC, from the coding sequence GTGTATGCCGGCGCTGCGCTCGGGCCGCTGGGCGGCGGCGTGGTGGCACCGATGCTGCCGCAGATCGCCGACTCGCTCAACGCCTCGACGAGCGCCACCACGCTGACGGTCACCGCCTACTTCGTCCCGTTCGCCCTGGTGCAACTGGTGTCCGGGACCGTGGGCGAGCGGTGGGGCCGCCGACGCACCGTGCTGCTTGCCTACCTGGTCTACCTGATCGCCTCGCTGCTCGGCGCCATCGCACCGAACATCGCGCTGCTGCTGGTGGTACGGGCGGTGATGGGCACCGCCAACGCGTTCGTCTCGCCGCTGCTGCTGTCCGGGCTGGCCGACATGGTTCCAGCGCACCGACTGAGCCGGTCCGTGGGACTGCTGGCCAGTTGCCAGGCCGCCGGCCAGTCGCTCTCGCCACTGCTCGGCGGTGTGGCCGCGGCGGCGAACTGGCGCTGGGCGTTCGTCGGTGTCGCCGCCGCGGCCGGGCTCCTCGCGCTGGCACCCCCACCCGGCGGCGCCCGGCCGGGTGCGCAGGCCCCGCGCCTGCGCCCCCTGGTGAACGCACGCATGGGGCTGCTGTCGGTGGCCGCGTTCGTCAGCTACTTCGGCGCGGCCGGGCTGCCGTTCATGGTCTCCCTGCACGCCGAAGAGCACCTCGGCATCCGCCCAGACCTCACCGGGGTCGCGCTGCTGGGCTTCGGCTTGACCGGGTTGCTGCTGGGGGCGAGTTGGGGTTCGCTCGGTGACCGCTTCGGCGCGCGCCGCTGCGGTGGGATCGCCGCCGCGCTGGGGGCGGTGCTGGTCGCGCTGACCGGATCGACGCACAGCCTGCCGGCGCTGGTGCTGTGCTGGACGGGCGCGGGCATCGCCTACTCGATGCTCAACGTGTGCCTGCAGAACCTCACCGTCCGCGAGGTGCCCGACAACCGGGGCGGCGCGCTCTCAGCGGTCTCCGCCTTCCGCTTCGGCGGCGCGGCGATGGCCCCCATCGCCCTGCTGCCGCTGTACCACGCGGACCCCCCGCTGTCCTTCGTCATCGGCGGCGGTTCACTGCTACTCGCGTCTGCCGGCCTCGCCACGCTGCGGTCGCCGCAAACCGGTAACTCGGCCTGCTAA
- a CDS encoding DUF1330 domain-containing protein, producing the protein MAKGCKGYLVGTYRSVRDPEKLAAYGELAKPALEAAGGRIMARGGRVTAFESGLPERTVLVEFPSYDAAVAAYLSEDYQQAVAVLDDGADRDVRVVEGLD; encoded by the coding sequence ATGGCCAAGGGATGTAAAGGATATCTGGTCGGCACCTACCGATCGGTGCGCGACCCGGAAAAGCTCGCCGCGTACGGGGAGTTGGCCAAGCCCGCGCTGGAGGCGGCCGGCGGACGGATTATGGCCCGGGGCGGCCGGGTGACCGCGTTCGAGTCGGGCCTGCCCGAGCGCACGGTCCTGGTCGAGTTCCCCAGCTACGATGCCGCGGTCGCGGCCTACTTAAGCGAGGACTACCAGCAGGCCGTCGCGGTGCTGGACGATGGTGCCGACCGCGATGTACGGGTCGTGGAGGGGCTTGACTGA
- a CDS encoding HAMP domain-containing sensor histidine kinase, translated as MADQTPTGAPAGAAHRRLRATAHRHLARHPRAAALVDRLTPRSVRARTTLAACASVAVVLSIASTAVVLLLRVNLERTVEADAREQAQAVARLATDGHLTSPLPLDHGTDFIQVVDANGTVVSASQNLTGHPPLAPAGHPNGHRTFNLDAPGHAHHKRVTSVATTTPTGPVTIYVGASLRTADAAEDLTTAALAVLSTLLLFTVGALTWRATGRALRPVEAIRAEVAAIGDRDLNRRVPEPRSDDEIARLADTMNAMLQRLEAAGTRQRRFIADASHELRSPLTVLRTQLEVALTHSDPDVHTDLVAGALEDTERLQALATDLLLLARLDTTDHDWPYEPVDLADLVHTTVAARGVEPHPVAVHAPAAITVPGNPLWLRRLLTNLLDNAQRHARSYITVRLTTDRASGDAVLEVTNDGPPIEPADREKIFERFARLDDARSRDDGGTGLGLPIARDIAAIHKGTLTVLDTPGATTFRTRLPIPPEPPQDAQAGRR; from the coding sequence GTGGCTGACCAGACCCCCACCGGTGCACCCGCCGGCGCCGCACACCGCCGACTGCGCGCGACCGCGCACCGCCACCTGGCCCGCCACCCCCGCGCCGCAGCCCTCGTCGACCGCCTGACACCACGCTCGGTCCGCGCCCGCACCACCCTTGCCGCCTGCGCCAGCGTCGCCGTCGTCCTCTCCATCGCCTCGACCGCCGTCGTCCTCCTGCTGCGCGTCAATCTGGAACGCACCGTCGAGGCCGATGCCCGCGAGCAGGCCCAGGCGGTCGCCCGCCTCGCCACCGACGGTCACCTCACCAGCCCGCTTCCCCTCGACCACGGCACCGACTTCATCCAGGTCGTCGACGCGAACGGCACGGTGGTCAGTGCCAGCCAGAACCTCACCGGCCACCCCCCACTCGCCCCCGCCGGCCACCCCAACGGCCACAGAACCTTCAACCTCGACGCCCCGGGCCACGCACACCACAAGCGCGTCACCAGCGTCGCCACCACCACCCCCACCGGCCCCGTCACCATCTACGTCGGCGCGTCCCTGCGCACCGCCGACGCCGCCGAAGACCTCACCACCGCCGCCCTCGCCGTACTGAGCACGCTCCTGCTGTTCACCGTCGGCGCCCTCACCTGGCGCGCGACCGGCCGTGCCCTGCGGCCGGTCGAGGCCATCCGCGCCGAGGTCGCCGCCATCGGAGACCGTGACCTGAACCGCCGCGTTCCCGAGCCCCGCAGCGACGACGAGATCGCCCGTCTCGCCGACACCATGAACGCCATGCTCCAGCGCCTCGAAGCCGCAGGCACACGGCAGCGCCGCTTCATCGCGGACGCCTCCCACGAACTGCGCAGCCCCCTGACCGTCCTGCGCACCCAGCTCGAAGTCGCCCTCACCCACTCCGACCCCGATGTGCACACGGACCTGGTGGCCGGCGCCCTGGAGGACACCGAACGCCTGCAAGCACTCGCCACCGACCTCCTGCTGCTCGCCCGCCTGGACACCACCGACCACGACTGGCCCTACGAACCCGTCGACCTCGCCGACCTGGTACACACCACAGTCGCGGCGCGCGGCGTCGAACCCCACCCGGTCGCCGTCCACGCCCCGGCGGCGATCACCGTCCCCGGCAACCCCCTGTGGCTGCGACGGCTGCTGACAAACCTGCTCGACAACGCCCAGCGCCACGCCCGCAGTTACATCACCGTCCGCCTCACCACCGACCGGGCCTCCGGAGACGCCGTCCTGGAGGTGACCAACGACGGCCCGCCGATCGAGCCCGCCGACCGCGAGAAGATCTTCGAACGGTTCGCCCGCCTCGACGACGCCCGCAGCCGCGACGACGGCGGCACCGGCCTCGGCCTCCCGATCGCCCGCGACATCGCGGCCATCCACAAAGGCACCCTCACCGTCCTCGACACCCCGGGAGCGACCACGTTCCGTACCCGACTGCCCATCCCGCCCGAACCGCCCCAAGACGCACAGGCCGGTCGTCGGTGA
- the abc-f gene encoding ribosomal protection-like ABC-F family protein, with protein MRERAHTAVPAAVAQLSVKDVTKSYDTRTVLDQVSFTVRPGEKAAVIGENGSGKSTLLRLLAAAELPDVGEITVSIPGGTGHLAQTLDLAPHRTVQDTVDLALAELRAMERRLRTAEQRLGEASKDELAAYGELLIAYEERGGYEADARVEAAMHGLGLAGITRDRVLGSLSGGEQSRLALACVLAAAPELLLLDEPTNHLDDAAVRWLEEHLRAHRGTVVAVTHDRGFLQRIATTILEVDREARTVRRYGDGWAGYRAAKATARRRAEQGYADWLQEMARTEELLEAAGKRLAGTGKDPRQGFGKHRRSHEAKLGGQVRAARERLAHLQRNPVAAPPQPLRFTAALPAAGGEPPADRPSPSSGLRSGHGCPLAELDGVAVGERLRLDGLLAIAPGQRLLVTGGNGAGKTTLLRLLAGELEPDAGAVRRPARIGYLAQELPARSTRLPLLAAFAARRPGLPEEHAEQLLALGLFRQEDLHIPVADLSAGQQRRLQIARLVTRPADLLVLDEPTNHLALDLVEDLEAALAAYPGAVVAVSHDRGFRERFPGQRLELHRGRRC; from the coding sequence ATGCGCGAACGCGCCCATACCGCCGTGCCCGCTGCCGTTGCGCAGCTGTCCGTCAAGGACGTCACCAAGTCCTACGACACCCGGACCGTCCTCGACCAGGTCTCCTTCACCGTCCGCCCGGGCGAGAAGGCCGCCGTCATCGGCGAGAACGGCTCCGGCAAGTCCACCCTGCTGCGGCTGCTCGCCGCGGCCGAGCTGCCGGACGTCGGGGAGATCACCGTCAGCATCCCCGGCGGCACCGGCCACCTCGCCCAGACCCTCGACCTCGCCCCTCACCGCACCGTGCAGGACACCGTCGACCTCGCCCTGGCCGAACTGCGCGCCATGGAGCGCCGGCTGCGCACGGCGGAACAGCGCCTCGGCGAGGCGTCGAAGGACGAACTCGCCGCGTACGGTGAGCTGCTGATCGCGTACGAAGAACGCGGCGGATACGAGGCGGACGCCCGCGTCGAGGCCGCGATGCACGGGCTCGGGCTCGCCGGGATCACCCGCGACCGCGTGCTCGGCTCGCTCTCCGGCGGTGAGCAGTCGCGGCTGGCGCTCGCCTGCGTGCTGGCCGCCGCCCCCGAGCTGCTGCTCCTGGACGAGCCGACGAACCACCTCGACGACGCGGCCGTGCGCTGGCTTGAGGAGCATCTGCGCGCGCACCGCGGCACCGTCGTCGCCGTCACCCACGACCGCGGCTTCCTTCAGCGCATCGCCACCACCATCCTCGAGGTCGACCGGGAGGCGCGCACGGTGCGCCGTTACGGCGACGGCTGGGCCGGCTACCGCGCCGCGAAGGCCACCGCCCGACGCCGCGCGGAACAGGGATACGCGGACTGGCTTCAGGAGATGGCCCGTACCGAGGAGCTGCTCGAAGCCGCCGGGAAGCGGCTGGCCGGCACCGGCAAGGACCCGCGGCAGGGCTTCGGCAAGCACCGCCGCTCTCACGAGGCCAAGCTCGGCGGGCAGGTGCGGGCAGCCCGGGAGCGACTGGCCCATCTGCAGCGCAATCCGGTGGCGGCGCCGCCACAACCGCTGCGGTTCACCGCCGCGCTGCCCGCGGCGGGCGGCGAGCCTCCTGCCGACCGCCCTTCCCCAAGCTCCGGGCTTCGCTCGGGCCACGGATGCCCCCTTGCCGAGCTCGACGGCGTGGCGGTCGGCGAACGGCTGCGCCTGGACGGGCTGCTGGCGATCGCGCCCGGGCAGCGGCTGCTGGTCACCGGCGGGAACGGGGCGGGCAAGACCACTCTGCTGCGCCTCCTGGCCGGCGAACTGGAACCGGACGCCGGCGCGGTACGCCGCCCCGCCCGGATCGGGTACCTGGCGCAGGAGCTGCCCGCGCGCTCCACACGGCTCCCGCTGCTCGCCGCCTTCGCGGCCAGGCGTCCCGGACTGCCGGAGGAGCACGCCGAACAACTGCTGGCGCTGGGCCTGTTCCGCCAGGAGGACCTGCACATCCCGGTCGCGGACCTGTCCGCAGGGCAGCAGCGGCGGCTGCAGATCGCGCGCCTGGTGACCCGGCCCGCGGACCTCCTCGTCCTCGACGAGCCGACGAACCACCTCGCGCTCGACCTGGTCGAGGACCTGGAGGCGGCGCTCGCGGCATACCCGGGAGCGGTGGTCGCCGTCTCACACGACCGCGGCTTCCGCGAACGCTTCCCGGGCCAGCGGCTGGAATTGCACCGGGGCCGCAGGTGCTGA
- a CDS encoding pyroglutamyl-peptidase I family protein, giving the protein MNSLRVRIGILGMALLAGLVAPATTAAARAAQGAPAPTVEEQRLDKAAPQEILRRSGFDSVAPDFVRDLTRTHSFEQARGIVVRDGTALWRRAVDRAHGRGPAGGDLSRDDDRPLYWARLGMTRDVRTWEPRFGLSDAQRSALLDQLERTSRGQTDIRYPSRATGVKRILVTGFDPFTLDQDIRISNPSGAVALALDGTVIQTDSGPARIEAVTFPVRWQDFAAGTVERTLAPYLPKVDLYTTVSQGRVGRFDVERTNGAWRGGYPDNDNTSSTGTVPVAAPATQPQWTTTTLPSKAIVTAHTGRFPGYDHTEVTEIPAGSTEPVVRPDGPTPGSTAREGGGGNYLSNEIAYRATLLRDRLGLHDTLPGGHVHTPVLRFGAGNTDPATGKITDPQFVRNRLDIIAQLRSILTVAANTALK; this is encoded by the coding sequence TTGAATTCCCTACGTGTTCGGATCGGCATCCTCGGTATGGCCCTGCTGGCGGGGCTGGTGGCACCCGCGACCACGGCGGCGGCTCGGGCCGCTCAGGGCGCCCCGGCCCCGACCGTCGAGGAGCAGCGCCTCGACAAGGCGGCACCGCAGGAGATACTGCGACGCTCCGGTTTCGACTCCGTGGCCCCGGACTTCGTCCGCGACCTGACCCGGACGCACTCCTTTGAGCAGGCCCGCGGCATCGTCGTTCGGGACGGTACGGCGCTGTGGCGGCGCGCCGTCGACCGGGCGCACGGACGGGGCCCCGCGGGCGGCGACCTCAGCCGGGACGACGACCGGCCGCTGTACTGGGCGCGGCTCGGGATGACGCGGGACGTGCGCACGTGGGAGCCGCGTTTCGGGCTCAGTGACGCGCAACGTTCGGCCCTGCTCGACCAGTTGGAGCGGACCTCGCGCGGCCAGACCGACATCCGCTACCCGTCGCGCGCCACGGGCGTCAAGCGCATTCTCGTCACCGGCTTCGACCCGTTCACACTGGACCAGGACATCAGGATCTCCAACCCGTCCGGGGCCGTCGCGCTCGCTCTCGACGGGACGGTGATCCAGACCGACTCCGGTCCGGCCCGCATCGAGGCCGTCACGTTCCCGGTGCGCTGGCAGGACTTCGCGGCGGGGACGGTGGAGCGGACGCTGGCGCCGTACCTGCCGAAGGTCGACCTGTACACGACGGTGAGCCAGGGCCGGGTGGGCCGCTTCGACGTCGAGCGGACGAACGGGGCCTGGCGCGGCGGCTACCCCGACAACGACAACACCAGCAGCACTGGGACGGTCCCGGTCGCCGCCCCGGCCACACAGCCGCAGTGGACGACGACCACCCTCCCCTCCAAAGCGATCGTGACCGCGCACACCGGCCGGTTCCCGGGCTACGACCACACCGAGGTCACCGAGATCCCGGCAGGGAGCACCGAACCCGTCGTCCGCCCCGACGGCCCCACCCCGGGCTCAACGGCCCGTGAGGGCGGCGGCGGCAACTACCTCTCCAATGAGATCGCCTACCGCGCGACCCTGCTGCGCGACCGGCTGGGCCTCCACGACACGCTGCCAGGCGGGCACGTGCACACACCGGTGCTCCGGTTCGGCGCGGGCAACACCGATCCGGCGACCGGAAAGATCACGGATCCTCAGTTCGTGCGGAACCGGCTGGACATCATTGCGCAGCTACGGTCGATCCTGACGGTGGCGGCGAATACGGCGCTGAAGTGA
- a CDS encoding response regulator transcription factor — translation MRVLVVEDERRLALALRHGLTAQGFRVDVAHDGPSGLAQAMDHAYDVVVLDVMLPGLNGYRVCSRLRACGSDVGILMLTAKDGEWDEAEALDTGADDYLSKPFSFVVLVARLKALARRIGSRAPRRTVLGDLVVDSAARTCTRAGTTIPLTPREFAILDHLARRAGEAVSKREILDAIWDNALDSDPNTVEVHVSALRRKIDTPFGRAAVQTVRGAGYRLAADGG, via the coding sequence ATGCGAGTACTGGTGGTGGAGGACGAACGCCGGCTGGCCCTGGCCCTGCGGCACGGGCTGACGGCCCAGGGATTCAGAGTCGACGTCGCCCACGACGGCCCCTCCGGCCTGGCCCAGGCCATGGACCACGCCTACGACGTGGTCGTGCTCGACGTCATGCTGCCCGGTCTCAACGGCTACCGGGTGTGCTCACGCCTGCGGGCCTGCGGCAGCGATGTCGGCATCCTGATGCTCACCGCCAAGGACGGCGAATGGGACGAAGCCGAGGCGCTCGACACCGGCGCCGACGACTACCTGTCCAAACCGTTCTCCTTCGTCGTACTCGTCGCCCGCCTCAAGGCGCTGGCCCGCCGGATCGGCAGCCGCGCGCCCCGGCGCACCGTCCTGGGCGACCTCGTGGTCGACTCCGCCGCCCGCACCTGTACGCGTGCCGGCACCACGATCCCCCTCACCCCCCGCGAATTCGCCATCCTCGACCACCTCGCCCGCCGGGCCGGCGAGGCCGTCTCCAAGCGGGAGATCCTCGACGCCATCTGGGACAACGCCCTCGACAGCGACCCCAACACCGTAGAGGTCCACGTCAGCGCCCTACGGCGCAAGATCGACACCCCCTTCGGGCGAGCCGCGGTCCAGACCGTCCGCGGTGCCGGCTACCGGCTGGCGGCCGACGGTGGCTGA
- a CDS encoding histone-like nucleoid-structuring protein Lsr2 has product MARKVVTLYTDDRTGEATSKVTTHTFSLNGVQYQIDVAPDGYDLLLEAMAPFTKAGRKTGRTRESLKATAAGPDDGAAIRAWSKGAGYEVSNHGRVPAEAREAYDKTH; this is encoded by the coding sequence ATGGCCCGGAAAGTCGTCACCCTCTACACGGATGACCGCACGGGTGAAGCAACCTCGAAGGTCACCACCCACACCTTCAGCCTCAACGGTGTGCAGTACCAGATTGATGTGGCTCCCGACGGCTACGACCTGCTGCTTGAGGCGATGGCCCCCTTCACCAAGGCAGGGCGAAAGACCGGCAGGACCCGCGAGTCCCTCAAGGCCACCGCCGCCGGCCCTGACGACGGCGCCGCCATCCGCGCATGGTCCAAGGGAGCGGGCTATGAGGTCAGCAACCACGGCAGGGTACCGGCCGAGGCGCGCGAAGCGTACGACAAGACCCACTGA